One Corynebacterium uterequi DNA segment encodes these proteins:
- the miaA gene encoding tRNA (adenosine(37)-N6)-dimethylallyltransferase MiaA — protein sequence MTPIPAVRPVAVVGPTASGKSALSLALAERLGGEIINVDSMQLYRGMDIGTAKLSMAERRGIAHHLLDVWDVTRTASVADYQRRAVAVAEQLMSRGITPILVGGSMMYYQSLIDDWQFPPTDPHVRARYERRLEEIGVLRLHAELAAIDPDAARIIEDADPRRTVRALEVIELTGRPFRASQPPKNAVPRWNTRIIGLRTNAEWLNPRIERRTREMFERGFIDEVSNLVSDHGLVADSTAGRAIGYAQVLELLAGTLTSEEAVDRTITGTRRYVRRQRSWFNRDRRIHWIDAAGDALTQSLELLT from the coding sequence ATGACCCCCATCCCTGCCGTGCGTCCCGTGGCCGTTGTCGGGCCCACGGCCTCGGGCAAGTCGGCGCTGTCGCTCGCGCTGGCCGAACGCCTGGGCGGCGAGATTATCAACGTTGACTCGATGCAACTTTATCGGGGGATGGACATCGGGACAGCCAAGCTGAGCATGGCTGAACGCCGTGGCATCGCCCACCACCTGCTCGACGTGTGGGACGTGACCCGTACCGCCTCGGTAGCCGACTACCAACGGCGCGCCGTCGCGGTGGCCGAGCAGCTCATGTCCCGCGGGATCACCCCGATCCTGGTGGGCGGGTCCATGATGTACTACCAGAGCCTCATCGACGACTGGCAGTTCCCGCCCACCGATCCTCACGTTCGAGCACGCTACGAACGCCGCCTCGAGGAAATTGGGGTTCTGCGGCTGCACGCCGAACTCGCCGCCATCGATCCCGACGCTGCCCGCATCATCGAGGACGCGGACCCGCGGCGTACCGTGCGAGCCCTGGAAGTCATCGAGCTCACCGGTCGGCCTTTCCGGGCTTCCCAGCCGCCTAAGAACGCCGTACCGCGGTGGAACACCCGGATCATCGGGCTTCGTACCAATGCGGAATGGCTCAATCCGCGCATCGAGCGTCGCACCCGGGAGATGTTCGAGCGCGGGTTTATCGACGAGGTCAGCAACTTGGTGTCCGATCACGGACTCGTCGCAGACTCGACCGCCGGCCGCGCCATCGGCTACGCACAGGTGCTTGAGCTACTGGCCGGAACCCTCACCTCGGAAGAAGCCGTCGACCGCACCATCACCGGGACCCGGCGGTATGTGCGGCGCCAACGGTCCTGGTTCAACCGGGACCGGCGCATCCACTGGATCGATGCCGCCGGGGACGCCTTGACTCAGTCACTAGAATTGCTGACGTGA
- a CDS encoding regulatory protein RecX, whose translation MTTKRERIDALRAALAEYDSGRGTGLFDHAHESDKAAVRSRALGLLNHRRRSRAELRQRLIDAEFPEALVTEVIDDLERVGLIDDADFAAEWVRQRRSRRGKSTRVLEQELRAKGVDASVRAEALANVSDADEAATAEALARKKARTITSVPGDYAERQRALRRIVGVLARRGFGEGLSLRIAQQALDDRLAELADSTG comes from the coding sequence ATGACAACTAAACGCGAACGCATCGATGCCCTACGCGCCGCGCTCGCGGAATACGACTCGGGCCGGGGAACCGGGCTGTTCGACCACGCCCACGAATCGGATAAAGCCGCGGTACGCTCCCGCGCCCTGGGATTGCTCAATCACCGGCGCCGCTCCCGTGCGGAACTGCGTCAACGGCTCATCGATGCCGAGTTTCCCGAGGCACTCGTCACGGAGGTGATCGACGACTTGGAGCGGGTAGGCCTCATCGACGACGCCGACTTCGCCGCCGAGTGGGTCCGCCAACGGCGTTCCCGGCGGGGTAAATCCACCCGGGTACTCGAGCAGGAGCTTCGGGCCAAAGGCGTCGACGCTTCGGTGCGGGCCGAGGCCTTGGCCAACGTCAGCGATGCCGACGAAGCCGCAACGGCGGAGGCGCTGGCCCGCAAGAAAGCCCGGACAATAACCTCCGTTCCAGGCGACTACGCCGAACGCCAACGTGCTCTGCGGCGCATCGTTGGAGTACTCGCCCGGCGGGGCTTCGGGGAGGGGCTCAGCCTGCGCATCGCGCAGCAAGCTCTCGACGATCGGCTCGCCGAGCTCGCGGACAGCACGGGTTAG
- a CDS encoding DUF3046 domain-containing protein codes for MRLTEFARLLDDEFGPARGRWIADSHVLPRRGATASELVERGVDLKVIWEELCAEFDVPEERQLGRDRPGW; via the coding sequence ATGCGTCTTACAGAGTTCGCGCGACTGCTCGACGACGAATTTGGTCCGGCTCGGGGCCGGTGGATTGCCGATTCTCACGTCCTTCCCCGACGTGGCGCGACTGCCAGTGAACTGGTCGAACGAGGCGTCGACCTCAAGGTCATCTGGGAAGAGCTCTGTGCGGAGTTCGACGTGCCGGAAGAACGTCAGCTTGGCCGTGACCGGCCAGGCTGGTAG
- a CDS encoding Rv2732c family membrane protein, whose protein sequence is MESPADSRQLAAQERAAARTVSLAGINTALWVVAALWLAFMVLPYAGPVRGYEVAFVLPGARDAGMKITEYIFAILGTLGMGVFTLATLVTKRTVFALVAWMFSAVAAFSSLLAVWLRQTRPSSFDGINLGIGVWLLSAAALIAVCAYSMSALRRNPEQAALAQARSEADDLDEVGRAQRALLDARRRSEEQLPEYLKDDRRRRAAERHRPHD, encoded by the coding sequence ATGGAAAGCCCCGCAGACTCTCGCCAGCTTGCCGCACAAGAACGCGCTGCCGCCAGGACCGTGTCCCTGGCCGGCATCAATACCGCACTGTGGGTGGTGGCGGCCCTGTGGCTAGCGTTTATGGTCTTGCCTTACGCCGGCCCGGTCCGCGGCTACGAGGTTGCCTTCGTCCTTCCCGGTGCCCGCGATGCCGGGATGAAAATCACCGAGTACATTTTCGCCATCCTGGGGACCTTGGGGATGGGCGTGTTCACCCTCGCCACCCTCGTGACCAAGCGGACGGTGTTCGCCCTGGTGGCGTGGATGTTCTCTGCTGTGGCGGCCTTTTCTTCCCTGTTAGCGGTGTGGCTGCGTCAGACGCGGCCGTCGTCCTTTGATGGCATCAACCTCGGTATCGGAGTATGGCTGCTCTCGGCGGCGGCGCTGATCGCCGTATGCGCCTATTCGATGAGCGCCCTGCGGCGAAACCCCGAACAGGCCGCTCTCGCTCAGGCCCGCTCGGAGGCGGATGACCTCGACGAGGTAGGCCGCGCCCAGCGCGCGTTGCTCGACGCTCGGCGTCGGAGCGAGGAGCAGCTGCCGGAGTACCTTAAGGACGACCGCCGGCGCCGGGCCGCCGAGCGGCACCGGCCGCACGATTAG
- the miaB gene encoding tRNA (N6-isopentenyl adenosine(37)-C2)-methylthiotransferase MiaB: MEHETLTEPRTYEVRTFGCQMNVHDSERLSGLLEDAGYVAAVEDQEPDLVVFNTCAVRENADQRLYGTLGLLKHTKDNHPGMQIAVGGCLAQKDKDNVIDKAPWVDAVFGTHNMGSLPALLERARHNDAAQVEIVESLEEFPSVLPAKRESAYAGWVSISVGCNNTCTFCIVPSLRGKEQDRRPGDILAEVQALVDQGVSEVTLLGQNVNSYGVNFSDPGLERDRSAFSKLLRACGEIEGLERLRFTSPHPAEFTSDVIDAMAETPNVCPQLHMPLQSGSDDVLKRMRRSYRSKKFLRILDEVREKLPHAAITTDIIVGFPGETEEDFQATLDVVERARFTSAFTFQYSPRPGTPAADMVDQVPKEVVQERFERLVELQERISEEENARLVGTEVELLVQAGGGRKNSRTQRLSGRGRDGRLVHFTPRGETDGDIRPGDLVTVVITDSKPHYLIADSGVRRHRRTKAGDMSAAGQVPTTAPIGIGLGLPGIRRSN, from the coding sequence ATGGAGCACGAGACCTTGACCGAACCTCGCACCTACGAGGTGCGTACCTTCGGCTGCCAGATGAATGTCCACGACTCGGAGCGGCTTTCCGGCCTATTGGAGGACGCCGGCTACGTCGCCGCCGTCGAGGACCAGGAGCCTGACCTTGTCGTCTTCAACACCTGCGCCGTGCGGGAGAACGCTGACCAGCGTCTCTACGGCACTCTCGGTCTTCTCAAGCACACCAAGGACAATCACCCCGGCATGCAAATCGCCGTCGGCGGCTGTCTGGCGCAGAAGGACAAAGACAACGTCATCGATAAGGCGCCGTGGGTCGATGCGGTGTTTGGTACCCATAACATGGGGTCCTTGCCTGCTCTATTGGAACGAGCCCGGCACAATGACGCCGCCCAGGTCGAAATCGTTGAATCCCTAGAGGAGTTTCCCAGCGTGCTGCCCGCCAAGCGGGAGTCCGCCTACGCGGGCTGGGTGTCCATCTCAGTGGGGTGCAACAACACCTGCACGTTCTGCATTGTGCCGAGCCTTCGCGGAAAGGAGCAGGATCGCCGCCCCGGCGACATCCTCGCGGAGGTGCAAGCCCTCGTGGACCAGGGCGTCAGCGAAGTGACCCTGCTCGGGCAAAACGTCAACTCCTACGGCGTGAACTTCTCCGATCCGGGCCTGGAACGTGACCGCTCCGCCTTCTCGAAGCTGCTGCGCGCCTGCGGGGAGATCGAGGGCCTGGAACGACTGCGCTTTACCTCCCCGCACCCGGCGGAATTCACGTCAGATGTCATCGATGCCATGGCGGAGACTCCGAACGTGTGCCCGCAGCTGCACATGCCGTTGCAGTCCGGGTCCGACGACGTCCTCAAGCGGATGCGCCGGTCCTACCGGTCCAAGAAGTTCCTAAGGATACTCGACGAGGTCCGGGAGAAACTTCCCCATGCTGCCATCACCACTGACATCATCGTCGGATTCCCCGGCGAAACCGAGGAGGACTTCCAGGCGACGCTGGATGTCGTCGAACGCGCCCGATTCACCAGCGCCTTCACCTTCCAATACTCGCCTCGCCCGGGCACCCCGGCGGCCGACATGGTGGATCAGGTTCCCAAGGAGGTTGTCCAGGAACGGTTCGAACGCCTCGTAGAGCTGCAGGAACGGATCTCCGAGGAGGAGAACGCCCGCCTGGTCGGCACCGAGGTCGAACTCCTGGTGCAAGCCGGCGGCGGGCGCAAGAACAGCCGCACCCAGCGGCTCAGCGGTCGGGGCCGTGATGGGCGCCTAGTCCACTTCACCCCGCGTGGAGAGACCGATGGCGACATCCGCCCCGGCGACCTGGTGACGGTCGTCATCACAGATTCCAAGCCGCACTACCTCATCGCGGACTCGGGTGTGCGCCGGCACCGTCGGACGAAGGCGGGCGACATGTCGGCGGCAGGACAGGTGCCCACAACGGCACCCATCGGCATCGGCCTGGGCTTGCCCGGCATCCGTCGCAGCAACTAG
- the recA gene encoding recombinase RecA translates to MAAKKTKGKATSAAGDRQKALDAALSMIEKDFGKGAVMRLGDDNRPPIQVISSGNTAIDVALGIGGFPRGRIVEIYGPESSGKTTVALHAIAQAQKGGGIAAFIDAEHALDPDYAKKLGVDTDNLLVSQPDTGEQALEIADMLVRSGAIDIIVIDSVAALTPKAEIEGEMGDSHVGLQARLMSQALRKMTGALHSAGTTAIFINQLREKIGVMFGSPETTTGGKALKFYASVRCDVRRIQTLKDGQDAIGNRTRIKIVKNKVSPPFKVAEFDIMYGEGISRESSIIDLAVENGIVKKSGSWYTYEGDQLGQGKEKARQFLKGNADLADELEKKIFAKLGVGEYANAATDEGSQVPGVDDDLTDDPVDMVPSVDFDDEDDDN, encoded by the coding sequence ATGGCTGCGAAGAAAACCAAGGGTAAGGCGACATCGGCGGCCGGAGACCGCCAGAAGGCGCTCGACGCAGCGCTGTCGATGATCGAGAAGGATTTCGGCAAGGGCGCCGTCATGCGCCTGGGCGACGATAACCGCCCACCCATCCAGGTCATTTCCTCCGGCAATACCGCGATCGATGTGGCGCTCGGCATCGGCGGCTTCCCCCGCGGGCGCATCGTGGAGATCTATGGTCCGGAATCCTCCGGTAAGACCACCGTGGCTCTGCATGCGATCGCCCAGGCCCAAAAAGGCGGCGGCATCGCCGCGTTCATCGACGCCGAGCACGCGCTTGATCCCGACTACGCCAAGAAGCTCGGCGTGGATACCGACAATCTGCTGGTCTCGCAGCCGGACACCGGTGAGCAGGCCCTGGAGATCGCCGACATGCTGGTGCGCTCAGGCGCTATTGACATCATCGTCATCGACTCGGTGGCTGCGTTGACTCCGAAAGCCGAAATCGAAGGCGAAATGGGCGACAGCCACGTCGGCCTTCAGGCCCGGCTCATGTCGCAGGCGCTGCGCAAAATGACCGGTGCCCTCCACAGCGCCGGTACTACCGCCATCTTCATCAACCAGCTGCGAGAGAAGATCGGCGTCATGTTCGGTTCCCCGGAGACCACCACCGGCGGCAAGGCGCTCAAGTTCTACGCTTCGGTCCGCTGCGATGTCCGCCGGATTCAGACCCTCAAGGACGGGCAGGACGCCATCGGCAACCGGACCCGGATCAAGATCGTCAAGAACAAGGTCTCGCCGCCGTTCAAGGTCGCGGAGTTCGACATCATGTATGGCGAAGGCATCTCCCGGGAGTCCTCCATCATCGACCTCGCGGTGGAAAACGGCATCGTCAAGAAGTCCGGGTCCTGGTACACCTACGAAGGCGACCAGCTTGGTCAGGGCAAGGAGAAGGCCCGCCAATTCCTCAAGGGCAATGCCGACTTGGCGGATGAGCTGGAAAAGAAGATCTTCGCCAAGCTAGGCGTCGGGGAGTATGCCAACGCGGCGACTGACGAAGGCTCCCAGGTTCCCGGCGTGGACGACGATCTGACCGATGATCCGGTGGACATGGTGCCGAGCGTCGACTTCGATGACGAGGACGATGACAACTAA
- the hflX gene encoding GTPase HflX: protein MTKFTSYDTDQLLSQAFKDNAPQASEHNPDEGVDLSGLESPTTGQLDLEERNSFRSVAQGSTGKTSEKEAEFEVEYRKLRLEQVILVGVWTEGTTAQVEANMQELASLAETAGAEVLELLYQKRDRPDPGTYIGSGKVEELRRIVEATGADTVVCDGELSPGQMVALEDRLKVKVIDRTMLILDIFAQHAKSKEGKAQVSLAQMEYLYTRVRGWGGNLSRQAGGRAGSNGGVGLRGPGETRIEADRRRLRTEMARLRRELQGMKTAREVKRARRQESTVPKIAIAGYTNAGKSSLINAMTGAGVLVEDALFATLDPTTRRTTLPDGRAIVFTDTVGFVRHLPTQLVEAFKSTLEEVLGADLILHVVDGSAPFPLQQIEAVNAVIYDVVKESGEEVPPEIIVINKIDAADPLILAELRHVLDRDNVVYVSAATGEGVAELATRIELFLNSLDARVTLVVPFTRGDVVSRVHELGTVLKEDYEAAGTRLDVRLPQRLADELREFVVSPTEG, encoded by the coding sequence ATGACGAAGTTCACCTCTTACGATACCGACCAGCTGCTCTCACAGGCCTTCAAAGACAACGCCCCGCAGGCGAGCGAGCACAACCCCGACGAGGGCGTCGACCTCAGCGGCCTAGAATCGCCGACGACAGGCCAGCTAGATCTAGAGGAGCGCAATTCCTTCCGGTCCGTGGCGCAAGGCTCAACCGGTAAAACCAGCGAAAAAGAAGCCGAGTTCGAAGTCGAGTACCGCAAGCTCCGCCTGGAGCAGGTCATCCTCGTTGGGGTGTGGACCGAAGGGACCACCGCCCAGGTGGAAGCCAACATGCAGGAACTCGCCTCCCTGGCTGAAACCGCCGGCGCCGAGGTGTTGGAATTGCTCTACCAAAAGCGTGACCGGCCAGATCCCGGTACCTACATCGGCTCCGGCAAGGTCGAGGAGCTGCGACGCATCGTCGAGGCCACCGGCGCCGACACCGTGGTCTGCGACGGTGAGTTGTCCCCGGGGCAGATGGTGGCCCTCGAAGATCGGCTCAAGGTGAAGGTCATCGACCGAACGATGCTCATTCTCGACATCTTCGCCCAGCACGCGAAATCTAAAGAGGGCAAGGCCCAGGTCTCGCTCGCACAAATGGAGTACCTCTACACCCGCGTGCGCGGTTGGGGTGGGAACCTCTCCCGCCAGGCCGGCGGCCGCGCCGGGTCGAATGGCGGCGTGGGTCTGCGCGGTCCAGGTGAAACCCGTATTGAGGCGGATCGTCGGCGCCTGCGCACGGAAATGGCCCGCTTGCGCCGGGAGCTGCAGGGCATGAAGACCGCCCGTGAGGTCAAGCGCGCGCGGCGCCAGGAGTCCACCGTCCCGAAGATCGCGATCGCTGGATACACCAACGCCGGGAAGTCCTCTCTCATTAATGCCATGACCGGCGCCGGCGTGCTCGTCGAAGACGCGCTCTTCGCGACCCTGGATCCGACGACACGGCGCACGACGTTGCCCGACGGGCGCGCCATCGTCTTTACCGATACGGTCGGCTTCGTCCGGCACCTGCCGACGCAGCTCGTTGAGGCGTTCAAATCCACCCTTGAGGAGGTCTTGGGCGCGGACCTCATTCTGCATGTCGTCGACGGCTCGGCGCCGTTCCCGTTGCAGCAGATCGAGGCCGTCAATGCGGTCATCTACGACGTGGTCAAGGAATCCGGCGAAGAGGTCCCGCCGGAGATCATCGTCATCAACAAGATCGACGCCGCGGATCCCCTCATCCTCGCTGAGCTGCGGCACGTGCTGGACCGGGACAATGTGGTCTACGTCTCAGCGGCGACTGGTGAGGGTGTCGCCGAGCTGGCGACTCGCATCGAGCTTTTTCTCAATTCGCTCGATGCGCGAGTAACTCTCGTAGTACCTTTCACCAGGGGAGACGTCGTCTCGCGGGTGCACGAACTAGGGACGGTACTCAAGGAGGACTACGAGGCTGCGGGCACCCGCCTCGATGTTCGGCTGCCGCAGCGGCTCGCCGACGAGCTGCGTGAATTCGTTGTTTCGCCCACCGAGGGCTGA
- a CDS encoding GNAT family N-acetyltransferase, translating into MQLIHLNRPVPGEPPADIARTYVFLANLAAQEASGDPAASVSIDSVLTRLGGSAESDAVLLALVDDELTPVVAALGPWGLPMVPSTVRPGDEDRALEVAGLCHIAIPLLEDLDTLDVDVVFDAAYLPLPGERIGADALDVERRLLDAAGDIARSLGRRSIHYWVDRHENLPEGYDPAVEVHQVRIDIPAATPLIDAYPPRIDVSTAIVDNYGGDTSAAHSIAELLTRASADAYLGALPAEPICWTPQRLVDAAARLGDRCQEQFLATVIDDGQAVAACEFTYQRPDPANPTVAELGVVAVARTHRGRGLARHVLAAGIAELRRRHPSIVALYGSYAAGDAASVALLAPYRPRLLATCLGLVGTVAPVEPRVN; encoded by the coding sequence ATGCAGCTGATCCACCTCAACCGGCCGGTGCCGGGCGAGCCGCCGGCCGACATCGCCCGTACTTATGTCTTCCTGGCCAATCTCGCCGCCCAGGAGGCCAGCGGTGATCCAGCCGCGTCGGTGAGCATCGACTCGGTGTTGACCCGGCTGGGCGGCTCGGCGGAGTCCGACGCTGTGCTGCTGGCGCTCGTCGATGATGAACTCACTCCCGTCGTCGCCGCGCTCGGTCCCTGGGGGTTGCCGATGGTGCCGTCCACCGTGCGACCTGGGGACGAGGATCGGGCTCTGGAGGTCGCCGGGCTGTGCCACATCGCTATCCCACTGCTGGAGGACCTTGACACCTTAGACGTCGATGTCGTCTTCGACGCCGCCTACTTGCCCCTGCCCGGGGAGCGTATCGGCGCCGACGCCCTCGACGTCGAACGCCGCCTGCTCGACGCCGCCGGCGACATCGCCCGGTCGTTAGGCCGCCGCTCGATCCACTACTGGGTCGACCGCCACGAGAACCTCCCGGAGGGGTACGACCCCGCGGTGGAGGTGCACCAGGTGCGCATCGACATTCCTGCGGCCACGCCCCTAATCGATGCCTACCCGCCCCGCATCGACGTCTCAACCGCGATCGTCGACAACTACGGCGGTGACACCTCCGCCGCCCACAGCATTGCCGAGCTTCTCACCCGGGCCAGCGCCGACGCCTACCTCGGTGCCCTCCCGGCGGAGCCGATTTGCTGGACGCCTCAACGGCTCGTCGACGCCGCCGCCAGGCTGGGCGACCGCTGCCAGGAACAATTCCTGGCAACGGTCATCGACGACGGTCAAGCGGTGGCAGCGTGCGAATTCACCTATCAGCGCCCGGACCCCGCGAATCCCACCGTCGCGGAGCTCGGCGTTGTTGCGGTGGCCCGCACGCATCGCGGGCGGGGATTGGCTCGGCACGTGCTCGCTGCGGGCATCGCCGAGCTGCGTCGTCGGCATCCGAGCATCGTTGCGCTGTATGGTTCCTACGCCGCTGGCGACGCCGCCTCGGTCGCGTTGCTTGCCCCCTATCGGCCCCGGCTGCTGGCCACCTGCCTCGGACTCGTGGGCACGGTGGCGCCCGTCGAGCCTCGCGTTAACTAA
- a CDS encoding biotin transporter BioY translates to MSTHNSTVDVAYVAGFAALICVFAFVAIPIGAAGVPIVLQNAVIILTALIVGARRAVLATALFLTVGLALPVLAGGRTTLVALAGPTAGYLLGYLLAAAVAGALAYRALPRARGSQLTWFTAAGVAGLAAQYLCGALGLVLRTDLSLAAAAAAQLPFLAVDAAKVAAMVLIALGVHAAIPDLLPRRP, encoded by the coding sequence ATGAGCACCCACAACTCCACCGTCGACGTTGCCTACGTGGCCGGCTTCGCAGCCCTGATCTGCGTCTTCGCGTTCGTAGCCATCCCCATCGGCGCCGCCGGCGTCCCGATCGTGCTGCAGAATGCCGTCATCATCCTCACCGCGCTCATCGTGGGCGCCCGGCGGGCCGTTCTCGCCACCGCGTTGTTTCTCACCGTCGGCCTAGCGCTGCCCGTTCTCGCCGGTGGGCGCACAACTCTCGTTGCTCTCGCCGGACCAACCGCCGGGTACCTCCTCGGTTACCTTCTCGCTGCCGCTGTAGCCGGCGCCCTCGCCTACCGAGCACTCCCACGTGCTCGAGGCTCGCAACTGACGTGGTTTACCGCGGCTGGCGTCGCCGGACTCGCCGCCCAGTACCTCTGTGGCGCCCTCGGCTTAGTGCTACGGACAGATCTCTCCCTCGCGGCGGCCGCCGCTGCGCAACTGCCTTTCCTCGCAGTCGACGCCGCCAAAGTGGCTGCCATGGTCCTCATCGCGCTGGGTGTTCACGCGGCGATCCCCGATCTTCTGCCGCGACGGCCATGA
- a CDS encoding DUF349 domain-containing protein — MTGEHTPSPIPGPKPGPRPGPRPTPGPARGVNPAPVPAAATDPSKFGRIDEDGTVYVTTADGERAIGSWQAGTIEEGLAHYGQRYDDLATEVELLETRIGAHPEEAKKLAAQAEALRDTLPTAAVIGDLERLGTRLAAVIDHAHSAEEKAAQDKISRREKAIARKEELAAEAEDLAENSTEWKTSGDRIRAILDEWRTIRGIDRATDDALWKRYSRARDSFNRRRGAHFAELDRGRASAKAKKEALIEQAEALQDSTQWRETAQRYRELMTEWKAAGRAQRSDDDKLWARFRAAQDHFFAARDADIAARDHEFEANAAAKDALIAEFDAQIDPSSNIDQARAKLRELQEKWEEIGFVPRNRVREYEDKISALESRVADAEKAQWRRTDPAVQARVAQFEAKVADFTQRAEKAESQGKESEAAELRAQAAQWEQFAEAARNAVDN, encoded by the coding sequence ATGACTGGCGAGCACACTCCCTCCCCTATCCCCGGACCGAAGCCGGGCCCCCGCCCAGGCCCGCGGCCGACCCCAGGTCCGGCGCGCGGAGTCAACCCGGCCCCCGTCCCCGCTGCCGCCACTGACCCCTCGAAGTTCGGCCGCATCGATGAAGACGGCACCGTCTACGTCACCACGGCCGACGGCGAACGCGCTATCGGGTCCTGGCAGGCCGGAACCATCGAGGAGGGACTGGCCCACTACGGTCAGCGCTACGACGACCTTGCCACCGAAGTGGAGCTGCTCGAAACGAGGATCGGCGCCCACCCGGAGGAGGCGAAGAAGCTCGCCGCCCAGGCCGAGGCGTTGCGTGACACGCTTCCCACTGCCGCGGTGATCGGAGACCTGGAGCGGCTCGGCACTCGCCTGGCGGCGGTCATTGACCACGCCCACAGTGCCGAGGAGAAGGCGGCACAGGACAAGATCAGCCGGCGGGAGAAAGCCATCGCCCGCAAGGAAGAGCTGGCCGCCGAGGCCGAAGACCTGGCCGAGAACTCCACCGAGTGGAAGACCAGTGGTGACCGGATCCGGGCGATCCTCGATGAGTGGCGCACCATCCGCGGCATCGACCGCGCAACGGACGACGCCCTGTGGAAGCGCTACTCCCGCGCCCGCGACTCTTTCAACCGCCGCCGCGGCGCCCACTTCGCTGAGCTGGACCGGGGCCGCGCGTCGGCGAAGGCGAAGAAGGAAGCGCTCATCGAACAGGCCGAAGCCCTGCAGGACTCGACGCAGTGGCGCGAGACCGCACAGCGCTACCGGGAATTGATGACAGAGTGGAAGGCCGCCGGGCGCGCCCAGCGCAGCGACGACGATAAGCTCTGGGCTCGCTTCCGAGCCGCGCAGGATCACTTCTTCGCCGCCCGCGACGCCGATATTGCCGCCCGCGACCACGAGTTCGAGGCGAACGCCGCGGCCAAGGACGCACTCATCGCCGAGTTTGATGCCCAGATTGACCCCTCGTCGAACATCGACCAGGCCCGCGCTAAACTGCGCGAGCTCCAGGAAAAGTGGGAGGAGATCGGGTTCGTGCCGCGCAATCGGGTGCGCGAGTACGAGGATAAGATCTCCGCGCTAGAGTCCCGCGTTGCGGATGCAGAGAAGGCGCAGTGGCGTCGCACGGACCCGGCTGTGCAGGCCCGCGTGGCACAGTTTGAGGCGAAGGTCGCCGACTTCACCCAGCGAGCGGAGAAGGCCGAATCCCAGGGTAAGGAGTCCGAGGCTGCGGAGCTGCGCGCCCAGGCCGCCCAGTGGGAGCAATTCGCTGAGGCTGCCCGCAACGCCGTCGACAATTAG
- the dapF gene encoding diaminopimelate epimerase, producing the protein MTTLTFAKGHGTENDFIIIPDAEDTIDLTPDIVARLCDRRAGIGADGILHVVRRGQRWFMDYRNADGSVAEMCGNGVRVFAHWLRTREGVTEDRFVIDTRAGEREVEILEVSDTAAVVSVGMGAARITGTSTASMGDCSFSGEAVDVGNPHLAAVIPGLTPERLAELELCAPVFSTEVFPEGVNVEIVTPPADGAIAMRVWERGVGETRSCGTGTVAATMAALAAEGSSTGTLDVHVPGGTVTVRIDDSGARLTGPSRIVATGEVELESLQPSAD; encoded by the coding sequence GTGACTACCCTGACATTCGCCAAAGGCCATGGCACCGAGAATGATTTCATCATCATCCCGGACGCCGAGGACACCATCGACCTCACCCCGGACATAGTTGCCCGCCTGTGCGACCGGCGCGCCGGCATCGGCGCCGACGGGATTCTCCACGTCGTCCGCCGCGGCCAGCGATGGTTCATGGATTATCGCAACGCCGACGGCTCCGTCGCGGAGATGTGCGGAAACGGTGTCCGGGTGTTTGCCCACTGGCTGCGCACCCGGGAGGGGGTCACCGAGGACCGTTTCGTCATCGATACCCGAGCCGGCGAGCGTGAAGTGGAGATCCTTGAGGTCAGCGACACCGCGGCCGTTGTTTCCGTGGGCATGGGAGCAGCGCGCATCACCGGCACCTCCACGGCATCCATGGGGGATTGTTCCTTTAGCGGTGAGGCGGTGGACGTGGGCAACCCGCACCTGGCGGCTGTCATTCCGGGGCTTACACCCGAGCGCCTCGCGGAGCTGGAGCTGTGCGCCCCGGTGTTTAGCACCGAGGTGTTTCCGGAGGGCGTCAACGTCGAAATCGTCACTCCGCCTGCCGACGGCGCCATCGCCATGCGCGTGTGGGAACGGGGAGTAGGGGAGACCCGTTCGTGCGGCACCGGAACGGTGGCAGCCACAATGGCGGCGTTGGCAGCAGAGGGATCGTCGACGGGGACCCTCGACGTCCATGTGCCTGGGGGCACCGTCACGGTGCGCATCGACGATTCCGGAGCGCGGCTCACCGGCCCCTCGCGCATCGTCGCCACCGGTGAGGTGGAGCTAGAAAGCCTCCAGCCGTCGGCGGATTAA